A single region of the Nitrosomonas sp. Is79A3 genome encodes:
- the lnt gene encoding apolipoprotein N-acyltransferase, which translates to MLTVLGFAPFYLFPVPAITLAVLLGFCHKSRTSLQAALLGFCFGMGLFCAGVTWIYVSLHDFGAMPMSAAVTALIILCAYLSLFPAFSFWILTKFRRTSPFVWASTAAALWMLFEWLRGNLFTGFPWLTLGYSQAPFSPLAGFAPIIGVYGISMVVVFSAALLFFWIDKGLRNWRYGLPLMLIWFGGFGLQAIEWIKPLGEPVTVSLLQGNIAQNMKWRDDHLENTMETYAKLILESDSRLIVTPEISIPLFSDVVPQSYLSHLAAHARNNNGDVLIGLAERTTDDGDDYYNTMFSYGSAPEQRYRKHHLVPFGEFIPLKPIFGWVIEVLKIPLSDFSRGSLDQQPMDLAGQRVAINICYEDVFGEEIIYQLPQATMLVNVSNDAWFGRSIGPQQHLQISQMRALETGRYMLRATNTGVTAIIDERGRVLQTIEIFTTAALHGLAQGFTGATPYVRMGNYPVLGLAGLILCIGLISAFRARRKTL; encoded by the coding sequence ATGCTGACTGTACTCGGTTTTGCGCCATTTTATCTTTTCCCTGTTCCTGCCATTACGCTAGCAGTGCTGTTGGGATTTTGCCACAAAAGCCGGACCTCTCTGCAAGCAGCGTTACTTGGATTTTGTTTTGGCATGGGGCTATTTTGTGCAGGAGTAACTTGGATTTATGTCAGCTTGCACGATTTTGGCGCAATGCCGATGTCGGCCGCTGTTACGGCACTGATTATACTCTGTGCTTACCTGTCGCTATTTCCCGCGTTCAGTTTTTGGATCTTGACCAAGTTTCGCCGTACTTCACCGTTTGTCTGGGCATCGACCGCTGCGGCGCTGTGGATGTTGTTTGAATGGCTGCGCGGCAATCTGTTTACCGGTTTTCCCTGGTTGACGCTGGGTTATTCACAAGCGCCTTTTAGCCCATTGGCTGGTTTTGCGCCGATCATCGGTGTTTATGGCATTTCCATGGTTGTGGTATTTAGCGCTGCCTTACTGTTCTTCTGGATTGATAAAGGGCTTAGAAATTGGCGTTATGGGTTGCCCTTGATGCTGATTTGGTTCGGCGGTTTTGGTTTGCAGGCTATTGAATGGATTAAACCGCTCGGTGAGCCGGTCACGGTTAGCTTACTGCAAGGCAATATTGCGCAGAATATGAAGTGGCGGGATGATCATCTCGAGAACACCATGGAGACTTACGCTAAACTGATTTTGGAAAGTGACAGCCGGTTGATTGTGACGCCGGAAATTTCCATCCCGCTTTTTAGCGATGTCGTACCACAATCCTATTTATCGCATCTTGCCGCGCATGCCAGAAATAACAACGGCGACGTCTTGATTGGTTTGGCTGAGCGTACGACCGATGACGGCGATGATTATTATAATACGATGTTCAGCTACGGCTCTGCGCCGGAGCAGCGTTATCGCAAACACCACCTGGTTCCTTTTGGTGAATTTATTCCGTTAAAACCGATATTCGGTTGGGTTATTGAGGTGCTGAAAATCCCGCTATCGGATTTCTCGCGTGGCAGTTTGGATCAACAGCCGATGGATCTGGCGGGGCAACGGGTTGCGATTAATATCTGTTACGAAGATGTGTTTGGCGAAGAAATTATTTATCAGTTACCGCAGGCGACGATGCTGGTGAATGTCAGCAACGATGCCTGGTTCGGACGCTCGATCGGACCGCAGCAACACTTGCAAATTTCCCAAATGCGCGCATTGGAAACCGGGCGCTATATGTTACGCGCTACCAATACCGGGGTGACCGCGATCATCGATGAACGCGGCAGGGTATTGCAAACCATCGAGATTTTTACTACCGCAGCACTGCACGGATTGGCTCAAGGTTTCACCGGCGCCACGCCTTATGTGCGCATGGGAAATTACCCGGTGCTTGGACTTGCCGGCTTGATATTGTGCATCGGATTGATATCCGCCTTTCGCGCCAGGCGGAAAACCCTGTAA
- a CDS encoding Hsp20/alpha crystallin family protein has translation MAITRYEPWGLLSQLQRELERSGAEGSTATAEWAPAVDIKEEADKFIIHADIPGVKPEEIDISMEDGVLTIRGEKKSEAKSEKEGYKRVERTYGSFYRRFSLPDTANADAISAASKNGVLEVIIPKREAVQPKKINVKVAE, from the coding sequence ATGGCCATTACACGTTATGAACCTTGGGGTTTGCTCAGTCAACTGCAAAGAGAATTAGAACGAAGCGGTGCTGAAGGTTCGACTGCAACTGCGGAATGGGCGCCTGCTGTTGATATTAAAGAAGAAGCTGACAAATTTATCATCCATGCCGATATCCCCGGTGTTAAGCCGGAAGAAATAGACATCAGTATGGAAGACGGTGTGCTCACCATCAGAGGTGAAAAGAAATCGGAAGCGAAAAGTGAGAAAGAAGGTTATAAGCGGGTTGAACGCACTTATGGTTCTTTCTACAGACGTTTCAGTTTGCCGGATACCGCCAATGCGGATGCGATATCAGCCGCTTCAAAGAATGGTGTGTTAGAAGTGATCATACCGAAACGGGAAGCTGTGCAACCGAAGAAAATCAATGTGAAAGTGGCGGAGTGA
- the minD gene encoding septum site-determining protein MinD, whose protein sequence is MARIIVVTSGKGGVGKTTTSAAIAMGLAKAGHKTAVIDFDVGLRNLDLILGCERRVVYDFINVINGEASLNQALIRDKNCNLLYILPASQTRDKDALTEEGVGRVLDELSKDFEYIVCDSPAGIEKGANLALYFADDAFVVTNPEISSVRDSDRMLGILSSKSRRAERNEDPIKEYLLLTRYDADRVKSGEMLSLEDVQEILSLELLGIIPESKSVLSASNAGIPVILDEKSEAGQAYADVVARYLGEKRPHRFIDGKQGFLRRLFGGRK, encoded by the coding sequence TTGGCAAGAATTATAGTTGTGACATCAGGCAAAGGTGGCGTTGGTAAAACAACAACAAGCGCAGCGATTGCCATGGGACTGGCAAAAGCCGGTCACAAGACGGCCGTTATTGATTTTGATGTGGGTTTACGGAATCTGGACTTGATTTTAGGATGCGAACGGCGAGTTGTCTATGATTTTATCAACGTTATCAATGGTGAAGCCAGTCTCAACCAAGCACTCATTCGTGATAAAAACTGCAATCTGCTTTATATTCTCCCCGCTTCTCAAACGCGCGATAAAGATGCGTTGACTGAAGAAGGCGTTGGCCGAGTATTAGACGAATTATCCAAAGATTTTGAATATATTGTTTGCGATTCTCCTGCAGGGATTGAAAAAGGCGCAAACTTGGCGCTTTATTTTGCGGATGACGCCTTCGTTGTTACCAATCCGGAAATTTCTTCGGTTAGAGATTCAGATCGTATGTTAGGTATTTTATCCAGTAAATCACGCCGAGCTGAGCGCAATGAAGATCCGATCAAGGAATATTTGTTACTTACCCGGTATGATGCTGACAGAGTAAAATCAGGAGAAATGTTGAGTCTTGAAGACGTACAAGAAATTTTATCCCTGGAATTATTGGGTATTATTCCTGAATCAAAATCAGTCTTGTCCGCATCCAATGCCGGTATTCCAGTAATTCTGGATGAAAAGAGTGAAGCAGGTCAGGCTTATGCCGATGTGGTAGCGCGATATTTAGGGGAGAAACGTCCGCATCGATTTATTGATGGTAAACAAGGATTTCTCAGGAGGCTTTTCGGAGGAAGAAAATGA
- the gmhB gene encoding D-glycero-beta-D-manno-heptose 1,7-bisphosphate 7-phosphatase: protein MKLIILDQTGVINQSSDAFIKTPEEWIPIPGSLDAIARLTHSGYRVVIATNQSGIGRGLLDMATYNAINDKMYKAVNQAGGRIDAIFFCPHTSVDKCSCRKPATGLLDEIMQRYGVNLKNAPAVGDSLKDLQAAATVGAIPMLVLTGNGQTTRTAKEIPAGTQIFENLAAVADALAGEE, encoded by the coding sequence ATGAAACTGATCATCCTCGACCAAACCGGTGTGATTAATCAGAGCAGTGATGCATTTATCAAAACACCGGAGGAATGGATTCCTATCCCCGGCAGCCTGGATGCGATTGCCCGGCTGACGCATTCCGGCTATCGCGTGGTCATCGCCACTAATCAATCAGGTATCGGCCGCGGGTTGCTCGACATGGCAACTTATAACGCCATTAATGACAAGATGTACAAAGCGGTCAATCAAGCAGGCGGGCGTATTGACGCCATATTTTTTTGCCCGCATACCAGTGTGGATAAATGTTCCTGCCGCAAACCGGCAACCGGTTTATTGGATGAAATCATGCAGCGCTATGGAGTTAATTTAAAGAATGCGCCTGCAGTCGGTGATTCATTAAAGGATCTTCAGGCTGCCGCCACAGTCGGTGCCATACCGATGCTGGTGCTGACCGGCAATGGACAAACAACGCGCACGGCGAAGGAAATTCCCGCCGGGACGCAGATTTTTGAGAATCTGGCCGCCGTGGCCGACGCGCTGGCTGGAGAGGAATGA
- the glyS gene encoding glycine--tRNA ligase subunit beta, whose translation MTSRNLLVELLVEELPPKSLKQLGNSFAELLTASLKAQDLVSKEAQATAYASPRRLAVHITHVAAQAADKAIAQKLMPATVGLDEQGRATPPLLKKLASLGADASVVPQLKRVMEGKTETLFWDSTVKGTPLTEGLQKALEEAIGQLPIPKVMTYQLADGWSSVNFVRPVHVLIALHGADIVPINILGLQAGRETQGHRFEAKVNPIVLHNADSYAQQLAAEGTVIASFAERRAEIARQLAVAATRENLTPVDDDALLDEVTALVEHPNVLVGTFAAEFLQVPQECLILTMKANQKYFPLLDAQGKLANKFLLVSNIQPTDPSLVIGGNERVVHSRLADAQFFFDQDRKKTLASRVPELDKVVYHNELGMQGKRMHYVRAIAKMIGEQLGGNTLAAQAYEAATLAKADLLTDMVGEFPELQGIMGRYYAQHEDLSDDVAFAIEDHYKPRFSGDALPRNSVGIYVALADKLETLVNMFGIGKIPTGDKDPFALRRHALGVIRILIEKNLLLKLNVLIQQVIKIIYDPVIEDQWSQSFYKSNVGEKTVARGTRIRAVPEGLSEQLLAFIYERLAGSLREQGYSAQEVDAVLSLNPQNLSDIPKRLAAVRAFAALPEAVSLAAANKRVGNILKKSEGGISDAVNTDLLQEPAEQALYQTLTSLSSKTKEAFDSGDYTASLQILAALKSPVDTFFDHVMVNVEDESLRNNRLALLAQLHQIMNRVADLSKLAS comes from the coding sequence ATGACATCCAGAAATCTACTCGTTGAATTATTGGTCGAAGAGTTACCGCCCAAATCGCTGAAACAGCTCGGTAACAGCTTTGCGGAATTATTAACCGCCAGCTTGAAAGCACAGGATCTCGTGTCGAAGGAAGCGCAGGCCACAGCGTATGCTTCGCCGCGGCGACTGGCGGTCCATATTACCCATGTGGCAGCACAAGCAGCCGATAAAGCGATTGCGCAGAAGCTGATGCCGGCAACCGTTGGATTGGACGAGCAAGGCCGGGCGACACCGCCGTTATTGAAAAAACTGGCGAGCCTGGGTGCCGATGCATCGGTCGTGCCGCAGTTGAAGCGCGTGATGGAAGGCAAAACGGAAACATTATTTTGGGACAGCACGGTTAAGGGCACGCCATTAACCGAGGGGCTGCAAAAAGCATTAGAGGAAGCAATCGGTCAATTACCGATCCCTAAGGTGATGACATACCAGTTAGCGGATGGCTGGAGTAGCGTTAATTTTGTGCGCCCTGTACATGTGCTGATTGCACTGCATGGGGCCGATATTGTTCCGATTAATATTCTGGGGCTGCAAGCCGGGCGTGAAACACAAGGACATCGTTTTGAAGCGAAAGTGAATCCCATTGTGTTGCACAATGCGGACAGTTATGCGCAACAACTGGCCGCCGAAGGTACTGTCATTGCCAGTTTTGCAGAGCGCCGTGCGGAAATCGCGCGTCAGCTTGCCGTAGCCGCCACGCGGGAAAATCTTACCCCGGTTGACGATGACGCGTTATTGGACGAAGTCACCGCATTGGTCGAACACCCTAATGTCCTGGTCGGCACATTTGCTGCGGAATTTCTGCAAGTACCGCAGGAATGCTTGATCCTGACCATGAAAGCCAATCAAAAATATTTTCCGTTGCTGGATGCACAGGGAAAACTGGCCAACAAGTTTCTGCTGGTCTCCAATATTCAACCAACCGATCCGAGTTTGGTCATCGGCGGCAATGAACGCGTGGTGCATTCGCGCTTGGCCGATGCCCAGTTTTTCTTCGATCAGGATCGTAAAAAAACACTGGCATCGCGCGTGCCGGAGCTGGACAAGGTGGTTTATCACAATGAGCTGGGTATGCAGGGTAAGCGCATGCATTATGTCCGCGCTATCGCAAAGATGATCGGCGAACAACTGGGCGGCAATACACTGGCTGCCCAAGCATATGAAGCCGCCACGCTAGCAAAAGCCGACTTGCTGACCGATATGGTCGGTGAATTCCCGGAACTGCAAGGCATTATGGGGCGCTATTATGCGCAACACGAAGATTTAAGCGACGATGTCGCGTTTGCCATTGAAGATCATTACAAACCGCGTTTCTCCGGTGATGCATTGCCGCGTAATTCTGTTGGTATCTATGTGGCACTGGCGGATAAGCTGGAAACATTGGTGAATATGTTTGGAATTGGTAAGATTCCGACTGGTGACAAGGATCCTTTTGCACTGCGCCGCCATGCCTTGGGTGTTATTCGTATCTTGATTGAGAAAAACTTGTTGCTGAAACTAAATGTGTTAATCCAACAAGTCATCAAAATTATCTATGACCCAGTAATTGAAGATCAGTGGTCGCAATCCTTCTATAAATCGAATGTCGGAGAAAAGACAGTGGCGCGAGGTACTAGAATCCGTGCTGTTCCAGAAGGATTAAGTGAGCAATTACTAGCGTTTATTTATGAACGCCTCGCGGGCAGTTTACGAGAACAAGGCTACTCTGCCCAGGAAGTCGATGCCGTTCTCAGTTTGAATCCACAAAATTTGAGTGATATCCCCAAACGCCTCGCTGCCGTGCGTGCTTTTGCCGCGTTGCCGGAAGCGGTCAGTCTTGCGGCTGCCAATAAGCGGGTGGGTAATATCCTTAAGAAATCGGAAGGCGGTATCAGCGATGCTGTGAATACCGATTTATTACAAGAGCCCGCCGAACAGGCACTCTATCAGACATTGACCAGCCTTTCTTCCAAAACCAAAGAAGCTTTCGATTCCGGAGATTACACCGCTTCGCTGCAAATCCTCGCTGCGCTGAAATCGCCGGTCGATACTTTTTTTGATCATGTGATGGTGAACGTTGAAGATGAATCCCTGCGCAATAACCGGCTTGCCTTACTGGCACAGTTACACCAAATCATGAATCGCGTAGCGGATCTCTCTAAACTGGCCTCTTAA
- a CDS encoding tetratricopeptide repeat protein has protein sequence MKFKILCMLLLSGLTACAQIPNKEEVEKTGESAEQEDISQLNLPKQELTAPILFDFLVGETALQRGNLDIAVSRYVKLAKTTRDPRIAKRATEIALHAGNPFAAEQAAAMWVELEPDSTDARQTIAALLVNMGKLDAARPHLEKLLASEKDSVGNAFMQLNQLLSRNTDKAATLQLIQRLSQPYKDVPEVHFAISQAAWFANQHPLAAEEMQRALALRPGWEIAAVHNGRILQRASSADASEFYRDYLNKYPAANEVRIAYARLLIADNHADLAREQLQWLLEKNPEDAEITLAIGLLATEMGDFDTTEKSFNKALSLGYKDTNAVHFYLGQIYEETKRPDMAMQSYRMVKSGGRYLPAQIRYADLLALKGHLKEAREHLQKLPAANDQQAAHLILAEAQILRRSKAHKEVFDLLNDGLKKLPDYPELLYDRALAADKLGKFNILEQDLRKLIKLKPDNAHAYNALGYSLAERGAQLPEALKLIRKAVELSPEDPYIMDSLGWVYYRMGNFVEGLNYLNLAFSARPDPEIAAHLGEVLWAKGAKDDAKDIWRYALEKDPDNDILLETLQRLLKKKAID, from the coding sequence ATGAAATTTAAAATTCTATGCATGTTATTGCTCTCTGGACTCACTGCCTGCGCGCAGATTCCCAATAAGGAGGAGGTAGAAAAAACAGGAGAATCCGCTGAACAAGAAGATATCAGTCAACTCAATTTACCCAAACAGGAACTGACTGCACCTATTTTGTTTGATTTTTTAGTCGGCGAAACTGCATTACAGCGCGGCAATCTTGATATTGCAGTCAGCCGCTATGTCAAACTGGCAAAGACAACACGCGACCCCAGAATTGCTAAGCGCGCAACCGAAATTGCACTGCACGCCGGAAATCCATTTGCAGCAGAACAAGCTGCTGCAATGTGGGTTGAACTTGAGCCTGATTCGACGGATGCCCGCCAAACCATTGCGGCATTGCTAGTCAACATGGGCAAATTGGATGCAGCACGGCCTCACCTTGAGAAATTACTGGCTTCGGAAAAAGACAGTGTTGGCAATGCCTTTATGCAACTCAATCAACTATTGTCACGAAATACGGATAAAGCAGCAACATTACAGTTAATACAACGGCTTTCTCAACCTTATAAAGATGTTCCGGAAGTACATTTTGCAATTTCCCAGGCAGCGTGGTTTGCCAATCAGCACCCCCTCGCTGCGGAAGAAATGCAGCGGGCACTCGCTCTACGTCCCGGATGGGAAATCGCAGCAGTTCATAACGGAAGAATATTACAACGCGCATCAAGCGCTGACGCGAGTGAATTCTATCGAGACTATCTGAATAAGTATCCTGCGGCCAATGAAGTAAGAATTGCTTATGCCCGGTTATTAATCGCCGACAACCATGCTGATCTGGCGCGCGAGCAACTGCAATGGTTATTGGAAAAGAATCCTGAAGATGCTGAGATTACTTTGGCAATCGGATTGTTAGCTACTGAAATGGGTGATTTTGATACCACAGAAAAAAGTTTCAACAAGGCGCTGAGTCTGGGCTATAAAGATACCAATGCCGTGCATTTTTACCTGGGCCAGATTTATGAGGAAACCAAACGCCCCGATATGGCAATGCAATCCTATCGGATGGTAAAAAGCGGCGGCCGCTATTTGCCCGCACAGATACGCTACGCAGACTTACTGGCATTGAAAGGTCATCTGAAAGAAGCCCGCGAACATCTGCAAAAACTTCCGGCGGCTAATGATCAACAAGCTGCACATTTAATATTGGCGGAAGCGCAAATTTTACGAAGATCGAAAGCGCATAAAGAAGTATTTGACCTGCTAAATGATGGTCTTAAGAAGCTGCCTGATTACCCCGAATTGCTCTATGATCGTGCTTTGGCAGCCGACAAGCTTGGCAAATTTAATATTCTTGAGCAGGATTTGCGTAAACTGATAAAACTCAAACCTGACAATGCGCACGCTTACAATGCCCTGGGCTACAGTCTTGCTGAGCGCGGCGCACAATTGCCGGAAGCACTGAAATTAATTAGAAAAGCAGTTGAGCTTTCTCCGGAGGATCCTTATATTATGGATAGTCTGGGTTGGGTATACTATCGCATGGGTAATTTTGTGGAAGGATTGAATTACTTAAATCTGGCTTTCTCAGCCCGCCCGGATCCAGAAATTGCGGCACACCTGGGTGAAGTGCTTTGGGCAAAGGGTGCTAAAGACGATGCCAAAGATATCTGGCGCTATGCCCTAGAAAAAGATCCCGATAACGATATATTGCTTGAGACGCTACAGCGTCTTCTAAAAAAGAAAGCCATTGATTAA
- the minC gene encoding septum site-determining protein MinC has translation MLNTPPALEFKSSTFFAPILILYTHDMIAIEQTLQEKINLAPEFFKDSPLIIDLRELNKLNQDLDFVQITQLLRRVGFFPVGIRGGNEQQNKQARTLSIPIDTVREQGNSITIGEAQKQEAVPEVTVAKEPVSPAVAPQAPAAATLITQPIRSGQRIYASGDLIILSQVSAGAEIMAEGNIHVYNTLRGRALAGVHGNTAARIFCFDLQAELISIAGDYKTSEDLNKQTYNNPVQIYLQNHALIIKEIA, from the coding sequence ATGCTAAATACTCCACCAGCACTTGAATTCAAAAGCAGCACTTTTTTTGCGCCGATTTTGATCCTTTACACGCATGATATGATTGCAATTGAGCAAACACTGCAAGAGAAAATTAATCTGGCACCCGAGTTTTTTAAGGACTCCCCCTTGATTATCGATTTGCGTGAACTAAACAAGTTAAATCAGGATCTGGATTTTGTTCAAATAACACAGCTATTGCGTAGAGTAGGTTTTTTCCCAGTAGGTATCCGTGGCGGTAATGAGCAACAAAATAAGCAAGCACGGACATTATCAATACCGATAGACACAGTACGCGAACAAGGTAATTCAATCACAATTGGTGAAGCACAAAAGCAAGAAGCCGTTCCGGAAGTAACCGTTGCCAAGGAGCCAGTAAGTCCAGCCGTTGCTCCACAGGCTCCAGCAGCAGCAACATTGATCACTCAGCCGATCCGATCGGGGCAGCGTATCTATGCGTCCGGCGATCTGATCATTTTGTCCCAAGTCAGCGCGGGTGCCGAAATTATGGCTGAAGGCAATATACACGTCTATAATACGCTGAGGGGCCGCGCGCTGGCTGGTGTGCATGGCAACACAGCCGCCAGGATATTTTGTTTTGATTTGCAAGCGGAGCTTATTTCAATCGCCGGGGATTATAAAACCAGTGAAGATTTAAACAAGCAAACATACAATAATCCGGTGCAAATATATTTACAGAATCATGCTTTGATCATTAAAGAGATTGCTTAA
- a CDS encoding lysophospholipid acyltransferase family protein, which translates to MTVAVLRSALYMLLQIIITPPYALFTLACFPLSPHNRYRVTSSWTMIMLFLLRYLCGIRYQIIGAENIPKTPSIVISKHQSAWETLAFQKIFPPQVWVLKKELLRIPFFGWGLAMTSPIAIDRSAKKKALEQIVEQGKDRLSQGFWIVIFPEGTRIPPGQRGKYRIGGAWLATHTNVPVVPVAHNAGELWGRNSFVKHPGTITVSIGEPIDPTGMEAGELNAKVEAWIEDEMLRISKQSQQNQKNP; encoded by the coding sequence ATGACAGTGGCAGTTTTACGTTCAGCACTGTACATGTTGCTGCAAATCATTATTACGCCGCCGTATGCATTATTTACACTAGCCTGTTTCCCGTTGTCACCGCATAACCGCTATCGCGTGACTTCCAGTTGGACAATGATCATGCTGTTTCTGCTGCGTTACCTGTGTGGCATTCGTTATCAAATCATCGGCGCGGAGAATATTCCGAAAACGCCGAGCATCGTGATTTCGAAGCACCAATCGGCCTGGGAAACGCTGGCTTTCCAGAAAATTTTTCCGCCGCAAGTGTGGGTACTGAAAAAAGAATTACTGCGCATTCCGTTTTTTGGCTGGGGATTGGCGATGACCAGCCCCATCGCGATCGACCGCAGTGCCAAGAAAAAGGCCTTGGAACAAATCGTTGAACAAGGCAAAGACCGGCTAAGCCAAGGATTCTGGATTGTGATATTTCCGGAAGGCACACGTATCCCGCCGGGGCAACGCGGCAAGTACCGCATCGGCGGCGCATGGCTGGCGACGCACACCAATGTGCCGGTAGTGCCGGTCGCGCACAATGCCGGTGAGTTGTGGGGGAGAAATTCTTTCGTCAAACACCCCGGCACGATCACCGTCAGTATCGGCGAACCGATCGACCCCACCGGAATGGAAGCCGGAGAATTGAATGCCAAAGTGGAAGCTTGGATTGAGGACGAAATGCTGCGTATCAGCAAGCAGAGCCAGCAGAACCAGAAAAACCCATAA
- the glyQ gene encoding glycine--tRNA ligase subunit alpha: MATLTFQEIILTLQRYWDKQGCAILQPYDMEVGAGTSHTATFLRAIGPEPWKAAYVQPARRPKDGRYGDNPNRLQHYYQFQVVLKPAPKNILDLYLDSLRELGFDLTQNDVRLVEDDWENPTLGAWGLGWEVWLNGMEVTQFTYFQQVGGIDCKPATGEITYGLERLAMYLQGVESVFDLTWTKGLTYHDVYHQNEVEQSKYNFEHSDTEFLFLAFGKHEAQANHLIEKQLVLPAYEQVLKAAHTFNLLDARGAISVTERAAYIGRIRNLSRQVAKAYYDSRKNLNPPFPLAPREWVAQMPNSAESA, translated from the coding sequence ATGGCAACACTTACTTTCCAGGAAATTATTCTCACGCTGCAGCGGTATTGGGACAAGCAGGGTTGCGCGATTCTGCAGCCTTACGATATGGAAGTCGGCGCAGGAACAAGTCATACCGCCACTTTCTTGCGCGCAATAGGCCCCGAGCCATGGAAAGCAGCGTATGTGCAACCGGCGCGCCGCCCGAAAGACGGGCGTTATGGCGACAACCCCAATCGTTTGCAGCACTATTATCAATTTCAGGTAGTGCTCAAACCGGCACCGAAAAATATTCTGGATTTGTATTTGGATTCGTTGCGCGAACTCGGGTTTGATTTAACGCAGAATGACGTACGTCTGGTTGAAGATGATTGGGAAAATCCGACATTGGGCGCTTGGGGTCTGGGCTGGGAGGTTTGGCTCAATGGCATGGAAGTGACGCAATTTACCTATTTCCAGCAGGTCGGCGGCATTGATTGCAAACCGGCTACTGGTGAAATTACCTATGGATTAGAGCGCCTGGCCATGTATCTGCAAGGCGTGGAAAGCGTGTTTGATCTGACATGGACAAAGGGATTGACTTATCACGATGTGTATCATCAAAACGAAGTCGAGCAATCCAAGTATAACTTTGAACACAGTGACACCGAATTTCTGTTTCTGGCGTTCGGCAAGCACGAAGCGCAAGCCAATCACCTTATCGAAAAGCAGTTGGTGTTACCCGCCTACGAGCAAGTGCTGAAAGCGGCGCATACGTTCAATCTGCTCGATGCGCGCGGCGCTATTTCAGTTACCGAACGCGCTGCGTATATCGGCCGTATCCGTAATCTGTCACGGCAGGTCGCCAAGGCTTATTACGACAGCCGCAAAAACTTGAATCCACCTTTCCCGCTGGCGCCGCGTGAATGGGTTGCGCAAATGCCAAATTCAGCAGAGTCAGCATGA
- the minE gene encoding cell division topological specificity factor MinE produces MSLLDYFRSSKPKTASVAKERLQILVAHERSYRNQPSYLPQLQKELLEVIRKYVNVDQDAISVNFEQDENQETLELNIVLPDYQQTNKTINN; encoded by the coding sequence ATGAGCTTACTGGATTATTTTAGATCATCTAAACCTAAAACTGCATCGGTTGCCAAAGAGAGATTACAAATTCTTGTTGCGCACGAACGCAGCTATCGCAATCAACCTTCCTATCTACCGCAATTGCAAAAAGAGCTTTTAGAGGTTATCCGTAAATATGTGAATGTGGATCAGGACGCGATATCAGTCAATTTTGAGCAAGATGAGAATCAGGAAACACTGGAACTCAATATCGTACTGCCTGATTATCAACAAACCAATAAGACCATAAATAATTAA
- a CDS encoding SprT family zinc-dependent metalloprotease translates to MFAQTILNGREITYTLKRCKRKSIGLRIDSHGLSISVPLQTSIPNVENILQEKADWITKKLKHWESKKHLALTWAHDASYPLLGELWRIALKPSGEIQMACQSANTAADASLVEQFTAQLNPSQIEKFVMAWYGQQAVTCFKQRIAIYAQALNLPVPPFRLSRAKTRWGSCNSRGIIHLNWRLIQMPLHLVDYVVAHELSHLVEMNHSVRFWRRVESIYPNYQMARKELKDYG, encoded by the coding sequence GTGTTCGCGCAAACCATTCTCAATGGCCGGGAAATTACTTACACACTCAAGCGTTGTAAGCGCAAATCCATTGGTTTAAGAATTGATAGTCATGGCTTGAGTATCAGCGTTCCATTACAAACCTCGATTCCCAATGTTGAAAATATCCTGCAGGAAAAAGCGGATTGGATAACGAAAAAGCTGAAACATTGGGAAAGCAAAAAACATCTCGCATTAACCTGGGCGCACGATGCCTCGTACCCGTTACTGGGTGAATTGTGGCGCATCGCGCTGAAACCATCGGGTGAAATACAAATGGCCTGTCAATCCGCCAATACAGCGGCGGATGCGTCATTGGTGGAGCAATTCACGGCGCAACTCAATCCCAGTCAAATCGAAAAATTCGTGATGGCCTGGTATGGCCAGCAAGCTGTCACCTGCTTCAAGCAGCGCATCGCAATCTACGCCCAGGCACTTAATCTACCCGTACCCCCATTCCGCCTGTCGCGGGCCAAAACCCGCTGGGGCAGTTGCAACAGTCGCGGCATCATTCACCTGAACTGGCGTTTGATCCAAATGCCGCTGCATCTGGTGGATTATGTCGTGGCGCATGAGCTGTCACATCTGGTTGAAATGAATCACTCGGTGAGATTTTGGAGACGGGTGGAGAGTATTTATCCCAATTATCAGATGGCGCGTAAAGAGCTCAAAGACTATGGTTGA